acaggtaaagttcatgatttttttttgacattgtcCCTTTTAAAAATGTTGCTTAAATGTCCGCACAGATTTGGTCTAATGGTCTAAGTCTCAGCCATCTGAGCGTCAAAAGTCGCAAGTTCGAACCCCGGCTACGCCCTTTTTAATATGGAGCGGTTGATGTTGAGTTGCTGACTATTTTCTTCCGAAATTATCAGGTATGTGGACTTGCGGGTGGTGCACATTTCGGGATTTGACAATTATATAAAGTTTCGGCTCAGTAGAGTGAATCCTCGTAAAAAAAAAGTTgctttaaaagttaaaacaataataaattttcaaaaatttaataggctaaaattatttttccttaatcaaaaaccaaaagcAACAACAACATTAGAGACTGACATTGGATCACATGATCTACATTACAAGATAAAGATCACGAAGTTTCAACACTTATTAAGCTAACAAACAAAAAACAGAAACAAAACACAAAACGGAAAACTTCATTCGGACGAGCCTGCATATGATATGCATCAGCAAACAGTGATGATCAATCAAAGGTTAGACCAGAGCCCTGAAGTTTCTCCTCCGTAATCCGATCGATACGAGCTGCCATTTCAGGCGTtaaatgattcttccaatctcCAGTTTCACCTTTCCTGAAAAAATCAGAATGTTTGATAACGAAATTCTCATTGATCTTTCTACTTCCTTTATTCACTTCCAAATTGCTCAATGTCTCAAAGCTACACAGCTTTATTATCTCTTCCACAACCCCATTATCTTCCTCCTCCACTGAAAATGGCTTTCCTGTGAACTCAGCCAGTCTCTTAACATGCACCACCGGTTCTTTTTTCATATCCTCATACTTCAAGAACAAGACCTTCTCGGGCGCTTCTAAACTCGCTCTCCAGTAACTCAGCACATGATCCCAATACGGCCCGTAATGCGAAACTCCATTGCAGAACATCTCGAAAGCCTCTTCAAATGAAAAAGGTGGCAGTTCTTTAGGTCTTAGCTTCTGAGCAAAATGCCATTTGGACACAAGGACATCTTTAGGGTTACGGCCAATGTAAACAAACTTGCCGTAACCAGAAGCTGTGGTCAGAGACTCtggaaagaaagaaaaagggaGGTGAGTCGAGATCAACCTCGGCGAAGGAAGGTTTTCAAGAACCGACGGATTCGTACATACGAATGCCTCTAGAAAAGGAACAGAATCTTGAGGGTTTCTTGTAAGCAAAGGGTGGTTTGAAAAATCGTAATCATTTCGACTAACGGTGGCGAATAGTAAAGCTCGAAGCCATGTGGTGCCACATTTTGGAAAAGTTGACAGGATAATATCATCAGGTTTGAAGATGAAGCGATGATCTTCAAGCAACATGTGACCTTTTATTGCATAGTTCGTTGATAACCAGAAGCCTTTGTATTGGAAGAGATAATCAAACCACCAGCCTTGTGATTTAGGAAGAGTTGAGATTATTTCATTGACGTTTTTCAAAGCAGTGATGTGTTCTTGGTCTGTTTCGGTCGCCGGAGCCGGGAGTGAAGTTGGTGCCATGGGAGGAGGATTGAAAGAAATATGAAGAGTTGCTTTGAGGTGTGAAATTTGGTTCGAGTCGCTGGCCattttataatatgaaaatttgGAGTAATTGATTTGGAAGTACCCAAACAATTGGTTTATTGCATTTTGATTAtctagttttgatttgtttcttattgatTACTAAATTCTAGTTTCATTTCAACGGAATTTTCCGACCAAAATACATACGTGACAGCCGGATTTTGTCTCATGAAGAttactttaatttatatttttatgaaaattatcaTATATGCATAATTTCATTTCAGCTGAATTTTTTTAGCCAAATAATGCCTACATACAAAGGCGGAGCCATAATCGAGTTTTAGAAGAAtcaaattacataaaatattaaagtttataattatatcttaaAATAATATGTTAGGTTTTCAAAAGAATATAGAATCCGATTGCcacatttgttttttaaaataaaataaaattaattgattttttttaaaaaattaaataaaaaattatatgaattaaaGTTTTGTTGTTAAAGTGTAAGGAAATTGATAGTGTgagtatttaaaattaattatcctGAAAATTTGTCTTtacataaaagaaaaacatgCTATTTTCAAAAGgtttaatgccttaaaaaaaactCCGATCTTTCATCTCCTTTTTAATTCTACTCTGACGTTggaaatttgtcaattttacctcattttgtatttttttcatttcaattgtactctgaaGCACAAAattgatctttatttatttgacaaaaattcaacaaaattcttcaaaaatattcattttaatgtaaaaagttaatataatgtaaaaagaatcaatttagagaatttttgtcaaataaaaaagtcaattttatgctttaggatacaattgaaatgaaaaaaaatacaaaataggataaTATTGACTGATTTTCGACGTCAGGATGGGATTTAAAAGAGAATGAAAGGTCGGGGTCTTTTAAAATATCAGAtcttttcaaaaagaaaaagaatctgAAAATGCTAAAATACAATATGATGCACATGATTTCTACCAGCATATCTTGTACTtatattagaataaaattttccACATATAATCACACATTACTAActcaaagaaaacaaaaattgtcACATGAAACCTTAAGACAGTTACATATTTCAGCAAGAAATGTTGTCTCGTTGCTTAACTGGTTTAAGAAGAAGATTctttaaagaaacaaaaatggtAGGGTTAAAGAGGGGACTGATGGGAGAGTGCCACAATTCGGCAGTTTCGATTTAAACATTAGtcgaacttttttaaaaaaattggcaaGCATTTGAAGGTGGAGGTAGGCGTAATTCACAACTCGGAAGTTTCGATTGGAATTGCCGGTTCACAGTTCGAGAAACACTTGAAGCAGCCCTGAACTGTACCTTTAATGGTCCCGGGCCGGTTTAAAACAGGCTAGTTCTGGCTTTGAttgatttgaaaatgaaaaaaatatattaaaattaaattaaaatatttaaaattaagttaaaattaaattagatttaatgtacttgattaattaattatataaacaataagttaattatatatacatatatagaaaataatataaaatatacagtTCGAAATCGGAACCGGCATTTTCAATTCCAATAGATACtgaaaatcttaaaaaaaaattgttgctatcaaaattttcattaaaaatcagattttagaaaaatcaaacaaatatttacatacaAGTCTTTTATGTTAGTTTTGAATATTTTCTTCAACCAAATAAGAGAAGCATATTTAGCTTTTTAGGAAGTTTTTATACTTGATTACATTGTTTAATTTCCTTTTTTATATTACGGTTCCCactttaattagatttttaattataaatttctattttgattTGTTGTATAAAGCTCTTTAGTTAGGAATTGCATTACCATATGCATTTTAGTTTTCATTTCTAGTAAAACACTAACTAGTTCAAGTTTATCTTTAATTAGcactttttaaaattctatctttatttgtaatttaaccagtttttagatttatttatattatccaGCCCAACACTAATTGCGTCAGACAATGGCACATGGGGTATAAATGGAGTGGCTTGCAACTCCCTGTGGAGCATTTCGCCGTCTCGCTAAAAAAGAGAGaagcaattttattttttattaattactcttctttcttttattcttGAACTTTCTAATATATTGAGGACAATGCATTATTTAAATGAGGGGGTGGGAAAAgaaaaaatcataataataaaaaataaaatagaaaattcaataaagcaaattaaaaataaaattttatatatatttagtttaattatggTTAGAAATATTGTGAGGtggtaaaaacaaataaaaatgtgaagagaaaaataaataaagttttggctagaattaataaaacttttgtcaaataattaGTTCCAAACCTTGAATAAATATTAAGTGTGTTTTTAATTCTAACAATAGTTAATGATACTCGAcagataaaaatgttaattttatgacATGATTCGATAAGATCAGGGTGAATTCAATTTCTAACTTTTAGTGACCGCTGAAACACGACTGAATAGCCTGATGCGGAATCATGACATGTttgttatttatcaaaaattgagTCATTTTCAAACTCTTTGGCATATTTTGGCATGACTTGTAATACTTGAGTAAATGGCAAAACACAACAATTATTTTTGAGAGTTCGAGCCTAATTTTCTTGTTGTGAGAATTGTTAACATTCCACATTTCTAGAACTTCATGGTTGAGTTTTTAACATTTAGATAATCTTGACATTTAGGTATACACAATTcattttagaccacttaaatagccTACCCTTCATATCCATTAGATTACACAATTTTGAGCCTTAgcctttttcttgatttttgacCCACATTCCATATTTTTACCCCTCAAACCTCTACCTCTTTTAACACCTCAACTTGATTTGATCAATAAAGATTGAAGAAAAATTGTGATTCTAGCTGGATGAGGAAAAAAGATGTGAACAAAtgcctaaaaataaataaatgccttgcaataaaaaaagaacagaTGCAAGAAAaagcaagaaaagaaaaggaaaatcaagagaaaaagaaaataaaggcAATTACAAAGAAAGAAAGTTCACTcattcaagaaaaaaatccaagctagTCCACTATTTTGTATTTCAAAGTCAAGTTGATTCAAGTCAAGTTAtttcaaaaatccaaaaatattacttaCCTTTTACCTTAAACCCATCACACCCGAAAATAAAAAGACCAAGTGATTTTTGTCAAAAACCGagtcaagtagcggagtcctgGACTATGAGCAAGCCTATGGTAAATTCGCATGTTTTCAATTAAGAGATAATTTGTTGATTTCACACCTTAAACACATGAGTGTCGGAGTGAAAACTTGTGAGGAATTGATGTCATTTGCTCATTTATTATGAGATTATGACATGATCTGCCTAAGTAAGAAAATTGACTATTTTCACATGTCACGCAAACGATGGTGATTCATTAGTGTTATTTAGTGTTGCATAAGTTAGAAAGATAGTATTTTCAGTGTTATCGAATTATGTCGTTTTAATTTCATTCATCATTTGTCTGTATCATTAATATTGGTTGTTGGTTTAGAAGATCTCACTTAATTAATTCATTAGtttgtaaattaattattgacTTGTACTTAACATGTTTCGAGCCTAGGTAGTTTGTAGTAAAGGCAAGATTCATATTTTTCTTGAGTACAAGCAAAGTTtcagtgtgaggaggtttgataagcTATTATTTTACGTAGTTTTATAGCATTTATTCGCTAGTTTGTAGCACTTATGCGTAAAATAAGAGCTTATATATTTAGGTTTTCgtgttttgtagtttttatgaataaatattaaatcttatCATTTTTGGGTATTTATGATTGAAACAGGGTCAAATTTTCAAAGCCAGAAGAATTCAGAAAATCAGAGTCAAACCCAAGCCCAACCGGTTCGAGTTCAATCGAACCGGTCAAAGAATAAAAGACAAAAGATCAGCCGGCCTCCAGCCGGCCAAGGGCCGGCTGAGATCTGGATCTGCGCGAGATTGTGTTCGCATGGGAATAAGGCAACGACATTCTGAAGTTATCACATGAGACTTTCCATAATCAGCAGAATATTGCATTCACACTCAATAGAGTGATCTTTCTTGACTTGCACACAAAGAAGTGAGCTTTGACAATAAGATAGAAGCTCATTAAGGGAATAAGCTATGCTCTTTTGGAAACAAGACAAGTTAAAGATTGGTCCACTCAAGAAGATTATGGACGGACTTGATCATTACTCCACTTTCAAAGGAAAGAAGATATTTTTAACTTGATCATGACTCAAGTTTCTTATGGAAGGATGATATTTTTATCTTGAACTCCACTCCAAGTGACTCTATAAATAGACTCCATTTGTGtagaaaaaatatataccaCTTAGTGTATACTTAGACTTAGCCATCAAAAATACTCTTTAGTATAGATTAtttctatcttttatttttcatgtaCTCAAGGTGTAACTTATCCATTGTTGTAATTCATATGACAATGAGTAACTAAACTTTTAGTTCaagggttgatatgaacgttTATTTGTATAATTGATTGGCCTTGGATATTTGGTGATTTATCGTGTTTCGGTTATTGAActtaatgcttggattaaattgagaaattgattcATGATACATGTTTAGTTAACTTATTgagaaattgttaattaaatagatctAAATAATCGGAAACTTAAAGGACAACGCCACGAGAGTGAATTGGAATTTAAGTAATCTTGAGTTTACTTCACAATCACAATTTAGTTGGTCAATTGGTttttaataacacgagagtgagttagttatcgattaattaataggtgttaaaatttggtgttgattaatattctttatgcttgaatgtttttgatcaattcattcattgccctatattttaattattgactcGAGAGAGCTTAGTTAAAATAGACCAGTTAATCaacaacgtatgaattaattgttgggttttattggttcataacgcagcggaatttcaaaaatttatctaaaaacccaaaccaagatccatgtaattcgaattaaacaaaacaattacttacttgtatgtcgaattcaacagcaatgtaggaaggaaggaggtggttcactttggtgatacctggcctcggatcagaaacgcctccaaaagaacacgtcctctacgagtatccacacgaacagaccttagccaaaactagtgcttgtgtgctagcactattgcttcacaagcaatttcgaattttagtgatttagtgaataatgaatttcgtgattctcaaacctactgcttaatgagtatttatagtgataaataacactagggtttgagacaaattcgaatttcaatctcattgcaattctacaagtttatgtttatcaaaaactcctttttgataattatccatatatattaattactatatttattatcttccaaaaataataaattaaggaaaacacttatccttaaatttcgaattaatatatatatttattaatatatatatattacgaattatatatatatatatatatatatatatatatatatatatatatatatatatatatatatatataatcatttaatcacattgggcttgtacaacccataactgttttgggcctgttcttagtgtgcgaccctgtaggttcatataacgttggcagtaggctcgaaatccctatttcagcccacaagtcataagtggcctctagcaagacattatgactacccaagttatatgaatatcgataatccgatttaaccatttacaataatattttaatccctttgtctctcgatatccagattgaatataaggcatagttatgtcatccttataacattcaatcattagtttcttgactctaagtagactgaaaatgataacttcttatcaattagcatggccatgcattttcttcagtctatcttcttcaaggggcccatagatatcttactcaaataaatgagggacaaattccttctcagtcactcacatttctcacatagttactttcatatccaatgacaatctattccattatcctgttaaagataatgtaagactgtatcaaaatatgaaatagctatgtagaaatccatgatgatttcaaggtcaaaggattatactaatagaactgtaatgagaattacttatgacagtgatttatgtagtattctcacagtgggtcatccagtgccttatttctcaaatagcacctatgatttgacttaatatctcatatacatgattagtaaaacataatcataagtcaacatcatactagtctcaatgttctattaagactagggatagatggtatataattcttttattaaacctaagggttctactatcaagtcacatactcgatgaccttagaaagaattaaccattcaagtattttaatcattaatataaaatgataaaaactgtcaatcaataaataataaaatgataaagtcaaaacatggtcaaacatgattgacctagtgcatatcactaacaatctcccacttgcactaggcccaatctacattaaatctaattcccatggacctagtatgactctcatgcttaggctgtggaagagccttagttagcggatcagcaacattatcatttgtcgaaactctgcatatcttcacgtctcctctctcaatgatttctcgaatgagatgataacgtctaagtatgtgtttggattgctgatgtgatctgggctcctttgcttgtgctatggccccattgttatcacataacaagttcactggatcggatatactaggaacaactcctaatccagttatgaactttttgatccaaacagcctccttagctgcgtctgaagcagctatatactcagcttctgttgtagaatcagcaacggtgtcctgcttcgagctcttccagctaaaagcacctccattcaaacaaaacacatatcctgactgtgatttataatcatcaatgtcagtttggaagctagcgtctgtgtaaccctttacaatcagctcatcttcctgaccaccatatagcaagaatgcatccttggttcttctcaagtacttaaggatgttcttaactgctgcccagtgactttcacctggatttgactggtatctgctcgttgtactcaaagcatacgagacatcaggtcgagtgcacaacattgcatacatgatagatccaatagcagaagcatatggaatcttactcatgcggtctcgctcatcctgtgtcttaggacactgagtcttgctgagactgatgccatgtgacattggcaagaatcctctcttggagtcttgcatactaaacctgtttaataccttatcaacataagtgctttgacttaggccaatgagtcttctagatctatctctatagatcttgatgcctaatatataagcagcatcgcccaagtatttcattgaaaaacacttccctaaccatgatttaacattttgcagtatgggaatgtcgtttccaatgagtagtatgtcatcaacataaagcactaagaaaacaatcgcgctcccactaaccttcttgtatacacaaggttcatcttcattcttgatgaatccaaactctttgattgcttcatcaaaacgaagattccaactccgagaagcttgctttaatccataaatggatttttgaagcttgcaaacctttccagaattctctggactggcaaaaccctcaggttgtgtcatgtacacatcctcaagtaagtttccattaagaaacgctgttttgacatccatttgccatatctcatagtcataatatgcagctatggcaaggagaattcgaatggatttgagcatagcaactggtgaaaaggtttcatcatagtctataccatgtatttgtctgaaaccttttgcaactagtcttgctttataggtatgcacattgccatccatgtcagtcttcattttgaagacccatttgcacccaatggtttttacaccatccgttgggtcaatcaaggtccaaacttgattatcatacatggattgcatttcagatctcatggcttcgagccatttttcagagtcaggactatttatggcctcttgataggatgtgggttcttcttgatccacaatcatcacatcattgttctcagtaatgagaaatccatatctcataggattatgacgtgtcctatcagacctcctttggccttgtggtacttgtactggttcagcaattgcttgttgattcttttgaggttccatacttggtacaatgctattttgtggttcttgaatttcttcaagttgtactgtactcccactggtttctttggaaataaattctttttccaaaaagataccatttcgagcaacaaacactttgttctcataagcattgtagaagtaatatcctttagtttctttaggatatcctacaaaaaggcatttgtcagatttgggtgctaatttatctgaaattagtcgcttcacataagcttgacatccccaaatcttaagaaaagacaaactaggagtttttccagtccatatctcatatggtgtcttttcaactgcctttgatggaactctattcaaaatgaatgcagcggtttctaaagcataaccccaaaatgagattggaagatcagtttgactcatcattgatcgaaccatatccaatagagttcgatttctccgttcagacacaccattccattgtggtgttccaggtggagtcaattgagaaacgatcccacaatctcttagatgatctacaaattcttggcttaaatattcaccacctcgatcagatcttagtgttttaatatttttaccaagttgattttgtacttcattcttaaatattttgaacttttcaaaagattcagatttatgtttcatcagataaacataaccatatctactgagatcatcagtaaaagtaatgaagtactgaaatccacctctagcatttgtacttaatggaccacatacatctgtatgtataaggcccaataagtttttagctctttcaccttgtccaataaaaggtgtttttgtcattttgcccattagacaagattcacatgtttcaaatgattcataatcaaatgaattcaaaagtccatctctttgaagttttgatatgcgtttctcatttatatggcctaaacgacaatgccagagataagtagagtttaaatcatttgacttaaacttcttagcattgatgttatagactgatttttcattagtgtcttcaacatttaaaatataaagaccactacttcgtggagcatatccataaagaatgttattatgcgaaatactgcatttattattcctaataataaattcaaaaccatccttgtccaaacaagaaacagaaataatattcctacacatggtaggtacataataacaattgttcaaagataaaataagtccactaggcaaagataactcataagtccctacagctaaagcagcaactcttgctccattgccaactcgtaggtccacttcgccttttgtcaaacttctactccttttgagaccctgcacattagtacaaatgtgagatccagatccagtatctaatacccatgaatcagaagtagaaagattaatttctataacatgaatacctgaagtggtagtctcactacccttgttcttcttcagatcatccagatatttcttgcaattccttttccaatgtccaggttccttgcagaaaaagcaagttccttcctttggcggttttgctttgggttcatccttggtcttgggcttggacttgggcTTAGACTTCTTaaaagcctttcccttgcccttaccagaccttttcataccctttcccttgttgaccataagaacatccttaatctcattcttgatgttcttttcagcagtttgaagcatcccatgcaactctgtggtggtcttctccatattatgcatattgaagttcatgatgaaaccatcataagcctcaggcaaagattggagaataatgtctgtagccaactcttgggcaattgggagaccgagcctgtccaaatgttcaagatgacccttcatcttcaaaacatgaggactaactgagccgctagtagtcaacttgcaagaaagcaaatccttgatggtattgaacctttcaattcttgctctctcttggaacatttccatgagatcagtaatcatggtgttcgcatccaattccatcatttgcttttggagttcattctccatgcatccaagcataatgcaagtgacatcagtagagtcattgagatgcttcgtataagcatccctttgagctctagtagcagcaggagctggttcctcagggaggggttgatcaaggatatattcctttctttcttgcctaagaacaattcttagttttctgcaccagtccagaaagttagtgccattgagcttatccttctcaaggattgatcgcactgatgaagtaggtgtagtgtttgtagccatctctacaacaataaatatacaagtagcatttaataaaaggcacaataaaattcccacaacatatatccataattcatataaaaacccttaatgttaatttcaacaattgaaaaataatagtgggacaagatccatatttcaccctacttcaagtaagctttggcttatcactttaagtgtggtttatttaggtaggtaacactttaccaattacatctcatgcaattcttgaacatagaatattaacatcacatgtagtcttgatattctatcttataccctaggttcaaaactattttgataacctagttaagtctaactaaatcaaacatatggatatcacttttatccaacttatcttacttagatgactttatacatcatgctttggcataacctatacatagcaatctaagtcttgataagtgttattacaatgggaggtatattgaagacttaatattaaataagggtttgttatttatcctatttagttatcctatcttatcacatgtaaaataatcatgcaaaacatataaccaataagataaacattaaaaacatattcttttactattttaaatcatatttaacaacaatcatataaatatattattcatgataatttaaatcatatttaaaatttatcattaaagtattaaaataaaatacatgacaaaaacacgccggcttaaaaggataacggtccttaatggggtgtatcagcggggtccaaggggcgcggccccttggcggggtctgggggcagcgccccaagcggggtccaaggggcagcgcccctggcgGGGCCCGGGGGCAGAGCCCCAGGCGGTGGTCCCTTGGTttttaataacacgagagtgagttagttatcgattaattaataggtgttaaaatttggtgttgattaatattctttatgcttgaatgtttttgatcaattcattcattgccctatattttaattattgactcGAGAGAGCTTAGTTAAAATAGACCAGTTAATCaacaacgtatgaattaattgttgggttttattggttcataacgcagtggaatttcaaaaatttatctaaaaacccaaaccaagatccatgtaattcgaattaaacagaacaattacttacttgtatgtcgaattcaacagcaatgtaggaaggaaggaggtggttcactttggtgatacctggcctcggatcagaaacgcctccaaaagaacacgtcctctacgagtatccacacgaacagaccttagccaaaactagtgcttgtgtgctagcactattgcttcacaagcaatttcgaattttagtgatttagtgaataatgaatttcgtgattctcaaacctactgcttaatgagtatttatagtgataaataacactagggtttgagacaaattcgaatttcaatctcattgcaattctacaagttt
This window of the Mercurialis annua linkage group LG5, ddMerAnnu1.2, whole genome shotgun sequence genome carries:
- the LOC126681666 gene encoding flavonol sulfotransferase-like: MASDSNQISHLKATLHISFNPPPMAPTSLPAPATETDQEHITALKNVNEIISTLPKSQGWWFDYLFQYKGFWLSTNYAIKGHMLLEDHRFIFKPDDIILSTFPKCGTTWLRALLFATVSRNDYDFSNHPLLTRNPQDSVPFLEAFVCTNPSVLENLPSPRLISTHLPFSFFPESLTTASGYGKFVYIGRNPKDVLVSKWHFAQKLRPKELPPFSFEEAFEMFCNGVSHYGPYWDHVLSYWRASLEAPEKVLFLKYEDMKKEPVVHVKRLAEFTGKPFSVEEEDNGVVEEIIKLCSFETLSNLEVNKGSRKINENFVIKHSDFFRKGETGDWKNHLTPEMAARIDRITEEKLQGSGLTFD